In one Vicia villosa cultivar HV-30 ecotype Madison, WI unplaced genomic scaffold, Vvil1.0 ctg.001961F_1_1, whole genome shotgun sequence genomic region, the following are encoded:
- the LOC131637276 gene encoding EH domain-containing protein 1-like gives MELDKIPIGSCSKEHHNIYQHWFNHADSDAHGRLSKTDATNFFAMSNLSPQHLYQVWAIADSKQQGYLGFQEFILAMQLLSLGQSGQPITQDVLTSDVDLKHLKPPIMEGLDAILAKKKHKQKDADANGSSQLQPSPLSSWFSSMSTKKVPLSSVTSIIDGLKRLYIQKLKPLEVTYRFNDFVSPLLTNSDFDAKPMVMLLGQYSTGKTTFIKHLLKCSYPGAHIGPEPTTDRFVVVMSGPDERRIPGNTAAIQADMPFSGLTTFGTTFLSKFECSQMPHPLLEHITFVDSPGVLSGEKQRTQRAYDFTGVTSWFAAKCDLILLLFDPHKLDISDEFNRVISSLRGHDEKIRVVLNKADQVDTQQLMRVYGALMWSLGKVLNTPEVIRVYIGSFNDKPVNDGVGGSSGNELFEKEQEDLLLDLKDIPKAACDRRINEFVRRARAAKIHAYIIGHLKKEMPAMMGKAKAQQKLIDNLAGEFGKVQREFHLPPGDFPNVEHFREKLRGYNIDKFDKLRPKMIQVVDDMLAHDIPNLLKKFKNPSGGEVTSKWSASSNGTDVACERRRYYSKL, from the exons ATGGAGCTCGATAAAATCCCAATCGGTTCGTGCTCCAAAGAGCATCACAACATTTACCAACACTGGTTCAATCATGCTGATTCAG ATGCTCATGGCCGCCTTTCCAAGACTGATGCCACCAACTTTTTCGCCATGTCTAATTTGTCTCCTCAACATCTTTATCAGGTGTGGGCTATTGCAGATTCAAAGCAACAAGGTTATCTTGGTTTTCAAGAGTTTATCCTTGCTATGCAG CTACTTTCTTTGGGACAATCTGGGCAACCGATAACACAGGATGTGCTGACAAGTGATG TTGATTTGAAACATCTGAAACCTCCCATAATGGAGGGTTTGGATGCAATACTGGCT AAGAAAAAGCATAAACAAAAAGATGCGGATGCAAATG GCAGTTCTCAATTACAACCATCACCATTAAGTAGTTGGTTTTCTTCAATGTCAACGAAAAAG GTTCCACTTTCCTCCGTGACATCAATAATTGATGGCCTGAAGAGACTCTACATCCAAAAGTTGAAGCCTTTAGAAGTGACTTACCGCTTTAATGATTTTGTCTCCCCATTATTG ACAAATAGTGATTTTGATGCCAAACCTATGGTTATGCTTTTGGGTCAATATTCAACTGGTAAAACAACATTTATCAAACATCTGCTTAAATGTAGTTATCCAG GTGCACATATTGGACCCGAGCCTACTACTGATAGATTTGTTGTTGTCATG TCTGGACCTGATGAGAGAAGGATTCCTGGAAATACTGCTGCAATCCAAGCAGATATGCCGTTTAGTGGACTCACAACTTTTGGCACAACTTTTTTGTCAAAATTTGAGTGTTCACAAATGCCTCATCCT CTACTGGAGCACATTACATTTGTGGACAGTCCTGGAGTTCTTTCTGGAGAAAAGCAACGGACGCAACGAGCATATGATTTTACGGGCGTAACATCTTGGTTTGCCGCTAAGTGTGATTTGATACTCCTCTTATTTGATCCTCACAAACTTGACATTAGTGATGAGTTCAATCGCGTGATATCATCCTTACGGGGACATGATGAAAAAATTCGAGTGGTTTTGAACAAGGCAGATCAAGTTGATACTCAACAA CTGATGAGGGTTTATGGAGCCTTAATGTGGTCACTAGGGAAGGTGTTGAACACACCTGAAGTCATTCGGGTGTATATTGG CTCTTTTAACGACAAGCCTGTAAATGATGGTGTCGGTGGTTCAAGCGGAAATGAACTGTTCGAAAAAGAACAGGAAGACCTTCTTTTAGATCTGAAAGATATACCAAAGGCGGCTTGTGATCGAAGA ATCAATGAATTTGTTAGACGAGCCCGAGCTGCCAAGATACATGCTTACATTATCGGCCATCTTAAAAAGGAGATGCCTGCAATGATGGGCAAAGCTAAAGCTCAGCAAAAACTAATTGATAACTTGGCAGGCGAATTTGGAAAG GTACAAAGAGAGTTCCATTTACCTCCAGGTGACTTTCCAAATGTTGAGCATTTCAGAGAAAAATTGCGAGGTTATAatattgataagtttgataaattgAGGCCAAAAATGATACAAGTAGTTGATGACATGCTTGCCCACGACATTCCTAACCTTTTGAAGAAGTTCAAAAATCCCTCTGGCGGTGAGGTTACTTCAAAATGGAGCGCGTCGTCAAATGGTACGGATGTTGCGTGCGAAAGGCGCCGATATTATTCTAAGTTGTAG